A single genomic interval of halophilic archaeon DL31 harbors:
- a CDS encoding hypothetical protein (KEGG: hbo:Hbor_25200 hypothetical protein), whose product MDAIDIEELETPELRDPVLIEGLPGVGHVGKLAAEHLLEEFESTLVRRVYADEFPPQVEVDEDGVASLTCASFHAVDLSSPTPTDFDEEADEAGDEDTDTEDEDNSEGNSLADGGEVSEEETDDEAAADDEDEEAEDGTVPVDRDLLVLTGDHQAQSNPGHYRITEAFLDVAEEFGVEEAYALGGVPTGELIEEHNVLGAVTDVSLTDSLRDAGVEFRGDEPAGGIVGVSGLMLGLGGRRGLDVACLMGETSGYLVDPKSAKAVLEVLEGQLEFKVDFAALEKRAEEMEEVVGKIQQMQEGGGGMGGDDELRYIG is encoded by the coding sequence ATGGACGCTATCGATATCGAGGAACTCGAGACCCCGGAGCTTCGGGACCCCGTCCTCATCGAGGGGCTTCCGGGCGTCGGCCACGTCGGCAAGCTTGCGGCCGAACATCTGCTGGAGGAGTTCGAGAGTACGCTCGTCCGCCGTGTCTACGCTGACGAGTTCCCGCCGCAGGTCGAAGTTGACGAGGACGGCGTCGCCTCTCTCACCTGTGCGTCGTTTCATGCCGTCGACCTCTCCTCGCCGACACCGACGGATTTCGACGAGGAGGCAGACGAGGCGGGAGATGAGGATACAGACACCGAGGACGAGGACAACTCAGAGGGTAACTCACTCGCAGATGGTGGCGAGGTTTCGGAAGAGGAAACTGACGACGAAGCCGCTGCAGACGATGAAGACGAAGAGGCGGAGGACGGGACGGTCCCCGTCGACCGCGACCTGCTCGTGCTGACCGGCGACCATCAGGCACAGAGCAACCCGGGCCACTACCGCATCACCGAGGCATTCCTCGACGTCGCCGAAGAGTTTGGTGTCGAGGAAGCCTACGCACTCGGGGGGGTTCCGACCGGCGAACTCATCGAGGAGCATAATGTGCTCGGTGCAGTCACCGACGTCTCACTCACAGACTCGCTTAGGGACGCGGGTGTGGAGTTCCGCGGCGACGAGCCTGCGGGCGGCATCGTTGGCGTCTCCGGCCTCATGCTCGGGTTGGGTGGCCGCCGCGGCCTCGACGTGGCGTGTCTGATGGGCGAGACCAGCGGCTATCTTGTCGACCCCAAGAGCGCAAAGGCAGTGCTCGAAGTGCTGGAGGGCCAGCTCGAGTTCAAGGTCGACTTCGCTGCGCTGGAGAAGCGAGCCGAGGAGATGGAGGAAGTCGTTGGCAAGATCCAGCAGATGCAGGAGGGCGGTGGCGGAATGGGCGGCGACGACGAACTCCGCTACATCGGCTGA
- a CDS encoding Proteasome-activating nucleotidase (KEGG: hbo:Hbor_23690 proteasome-activating nucleotidase~PFAM: ATPase, AAA-type, core~TIGRFAM: 26S proteasome subunit P45~HAMAP: Proteasome-activating nucleotidase~SMART: ATPase, AAA+ type, core), which yields MTDMVDDVELPYDEAASQQEKIEALRDRLEVLEDQNEEMRDSLLDANAENNKFQQKLERLTHENKKLKQSPLFVATVQELNDDGVVIKQHGNNQEALTEVTNEMRQDLEPDDRVAVNNSLSVVQKLTRETDVRARVMQIDHSPEVSYADIGGLDDQMREVRETVELPLEQPEAFDSVGIDPPSGILLHGPPGTGKTLLAKAVAAETNASFIKMAGSELVHKFIGEGAKLVRDLFEVARDNEPAVIFIDEIDAIASKRTDSKTSGDAEVQRTMMQLLSEMDGFDERGDIRIIAATNRFDMLDEAILRPGRFDRLIEVPKPDAEGRKLIFEIHTRDMNVADDVDFSALAEIAEEASGADIKAICTEAGMFAIRDDRTEIRRQDFEEAWEKIQSTETANVADSAAFA from the coding sequence ATGACGGACATGGTTGACGACGTCGAACTGCCTTACGATGAGGCGGCGTCGCAACAGGAGAAGATCGAGGCCCTCCGGGACCGGCTCGAGGTGCTCGAGGACCAGAACGAGGAGATGCGCGACAGCCTGCTGGATGCCAACGCCGAGAACAACAAGTTCCAGCAGAAACTCGAGCGACTGACCCACGAGAACAAGAAGCTGAAGCAGTCGCCGCTGTTCGTCGCGACAGTGCAGGAACTCAACGACGACGGCGTCGTCATCAAGCAGCACGGCAACAACCAGGAGGCACTCACCGAGGTCACCAACGAGATGCGCCAGGATCTCGAACCCGACGACCGCGTCGCGGTCAACAACTCTCTCTCTGTGGTCCAGAAGCTCACTCGCGAGACGGACGTGCGGGCTCGCGTCATGCAGATCGACCACTCGCCCGAGGTGAGCTACGCCGACATCGGTGGGCTCGACGACCAGATGCGCGAAGTCCGCGAGACGGTCGAACTCCCGCTGGAACAGCCCGAAGCGTTCGATTCCGTGGGCATCGACCCGCCCAGCGGCATCCTGCTCCACGGCCCGCCCGGGACCGGGAAAACGCTGCTCGCGAAGGCTGTCGCCGCAGAGACCAACGCCTCGTTCATCAAGATGGCTGGCTCGGAGCTCGTCCACAAGTTCATCGGCGAGGGTGCAAAGCTGGTGCGTGACCTGTTCGAGGTCGCCCGGGACAACGAGCCCGCGGTCATCTTCATCGACGAGATCGACGCCATCGCCTCCAAGCGAACCGACTCCAAGACCTCCGGCGACGCGGAGGTCCAGCGGACGATGATGCAGCTCCTCTCGGAGATGGACGGCTTCGACGAGCGTGGGGATATCCGCATCATCGCCGCCACCAACCGCTTCGACATGCTCGACGAAGCGATTCTCCGGCCCGGTCGTTTCGACCGCCTCATCGAGGTGCCAAAGCCCGACGCCGAGGGTCGCAAGCTCATCTTCGAGATCCACACCCGCGACATGAACGTGGCCGACGATGTGGACTTCAGCGCGCTCGCGGAGATCGCCGAGGAGGCCTCCGGCGCAGACATCAAGGCCATCTGCACCGAGGCAGGGATGTTCGCCATCCGCGACGACCGCACCGAAATCCGACGGCAGGATTTCGAAGAGGCGTGGGAGAAAATCCAGTCCACTGAGACGGCCAACGTGGCCGACTCCGCGGCGTTCGCCTGA
- a CDS encoding metallophosphoesterase (PFAM: Metallophosphoesterase~KEGG: hbo:Hbor_23660 DNA repair exonuclease) — protein sequence MTRVIHTGDTHVGYQQYHSPERRADFRRAFAAVAEDAIEAEVDAVVHAGDLFHDRRPELQDLMAVLSTLRRLDEADIPFLAVVGNHEATRTGEWLDLFEETALATRLGTEPVTVGDVAFYGLDWVPESRRPDLSYEFEAHDADYAALVSHGLFTPFDFGEWDTETVLSESSVDFDAMLLGDNHKPDTAEVLDTWVTYCGSTERASASERDARGYNLITFDEAGVDIRRRSLETRPFAFVSVELSEGEGVERVREQVRQHDLADAVCIVEITGEGEPITPASVEEAATEEGALIVRVTDRREIQEEADIGVSFADPDEAVRERVSELGLSTAARGIDETVRASKTADSNVREEVKGRVSDLLEQEPDAFVSAGEGDHDPVDDSNTAEVESETNADADPDPDQEPSASDDSPPEPDAQGTIEEYR from the coding sequence ATGACTCGGGTGATACACACGGGCGACACCCACGTCGGCTACCAGCAGTACCACTCACCGGAGCGCCGGGCGGATTTCCGCCGGGCGTTCGCTGCCGTCGCCGAAGACGCCATCGAGGCCGAGGTCGACGCTGTGGTGCACGCCGGCGACCTCTTTCACGACAGACGACCGGAACTCCAGGACCTGATGGCCGTCCTCTCGACGCTCCGACGGCTGGATGAGGCGGATATTCCCTTCCTCGCGGTGGTTGGGAATCACGAGGCAACCCGGACAGGCGAGTGGCTCGACCTGTTCGAGGAGACAGCACTTGCGACTCGGCTCGGCACAGAGCCCGTCACGGTGGGCGATGTGGCCTTCTACGGCCTCGACTGGGTTCCCGAATCCCGGCGGCCTGACCTCTCCTACGAGTTCGAGGCTCACGACGCCGACTACGCCGCACTCGTCTCTCACGGTCTGTTCACGCCGTTCGATTTCGGTGAGTGGGACACAGAGACGGTGCTTTCAGAATCCTCCGTCGACTTCGACGCGATGCTGCTCGGAGACAACCACAAACCCGACACCGCGGAGGTGCTCGACACGTGGGTCACCTACTGCGGGTCGACTGAGCGCGCCAGCGCCAGCGAACGTGACGCGCGCGGCTACAACCTCATCACCTTCGACGAGGCGGGTGTGGACATCCGTCGACGGAGTCTCGAGACCCGCCCATTCGCGTTTGTCTCCGTGGAGTTATCCGAGGGCGAGGGCGTGGAGCGGGTTCGGGAACAGGTCCGCCAGCACGACCTGGCCGATGCGGTCTGTATCGTTGAAATCACTGGAGAGGGCGAGCCAATCACGCCCGCGAGCGTCGAGGAAGCGGCGACGGAGGAGGGCGCCCTCATCGTTCGGGTGACCGACCGGCGGGAGATACAGGAGGAGGCAGATATCGGCGTCAGCTTCGCCGACCCGGACGAGGCGGTTCGGGAGCGGGTGAGCGAACTCGGCCTCTCGACGGCCGCTCGCGGCATCGACGAGACGGTCCGAGCGAGCAAGACCGCGGACTCGAACGTCCGCGAGGAGGTGAAGGGGCGCGTGAGTGACCTGCTCGAGCAGGAGCCTGACGCGTTCGTCTCGGCTGGCGAGGGGGACCATGACCCCGTAGATGATTCGAACACTGCGGAAGTTGAATCCGAAACCAACGCGGATGCAGACCCAGACCCAGACCAAGAGCCTTCTGCGTCCGACGACTCGCCTCCAGAACCGGACGCCCAAGGCACCATCGAGGAGTACCGATGA
- a CDS encoding DNA double-strand break repair rad50 ATPase (KEGG: hbo:Hbor_23650 ATPase involved in DNA repair~HAMAP: DNA double-strand break repair rad50 ATPase~PFAM: RecF/RecN/SMC protein, N-terminal) has protein sequence MRFDRLRLRNFKPHTDTDLRLEEGVTVIHGLNGSGKSSLLEACFFALYGSTTLEGTLNDAVTTGADETDVELWFTHGGEEYHITRELRRYGDSISTTTCTLEGPDGVIEGATDVREFVGNELLRMDSEAFRNCAYIRQGEVNRLINASARDRQKMIDDLLQLGKLEEYRDRAGDARLGVEDVLADRRGGLNKLADQIEAKEEKDLHGRLNELETELSGVDEELERFEENRETAQKSRDEAAAVIEEAAERESELEAYEADIEELEQAIREAESEREALMERITEARETIEQKQESFEELTVAADLDAATAEAVAAARDEIDEKESDLREELQERRERVTALENQSTNVAEKAEQAQERAAEKRERAAELEEDAENAQEDREARREKLAELQSERETLVERFADAPVDLGEASSYRESVEDELDSLREEIQETVATLTSARDSVEAAEALLEEGKCPECGQPVADSPHVDTLQDDRERVESLAARLGELNGTKSDLQAELETAESLLEAESRIEQLDETRAMHEERIEELEASIEEAEAAAETRHEEANELVEAAEEAAEDADAKGEEAETLQQNVAAAEDGLDALDERRIRLESVEAVLDSIDDLETDIDRLRDQRESKAELLSERRERLADLRESRNDLREAFDEERVADARDQRQTAVEYLEKVEAKLETLQGRRDELTGNIGSVKNELESLAELREQRDAVAETVERLESLHAETEQLEQSYGDLRAELRQRNVENLERMLNETFDLVYGNDAYAHIELDGEYELTVYQKDGTPLAPEQLSGGERALFNLSLRCAIYRLLSEGIEGAAPTPPLILDEPTVFLDSGHVSRLVDLVEEMRGFGVRQILIVSHDDELVDAADALVTVEKDTTTNRSTVHQEDAATLGEVEALIGNGDD, from the coding sequence ATGAGGTTCGACCGACTGCGGCTCCGGAACTTCAAACCGCACACAGACACGGACCTCCGGCTGGAGGAGGGAGTGACGGTCATCCACGGGCTCAACGGCTCGGGGAAGTCCTCGTTGCTCGAGGCGTGTTTCTTCGCACTCTACGGCTCCACAACGCTCGAGGGAACCTTGAACGACGCGGTGACGACTGGCGCCGACGAGACCGATGTGGAGCTGTGGTTCACCCACGGCGGCGAGGAGTACCACATCACTCGCGAGCTCCGGCGCTATGGCGACTCCATCTCCACCACGACCTGCACGCTCGAAGGGCCCGACGGCGTCATCGAGGGGGCGACGGACGTCCGAGAGTTCGTGGGGAACGAACTGCTGCGGATGGACAGCGAGGCGTTCCGCAACTGTGCGTACATCCGACAGGGCGAGGTGAATCGGCTCATCAACGCCTCCGCGCGCGACCGGCAGAAGATGATCGACGACCTGCTCCAGCTCGGGAAGTTGGAGGAGTACCGCGACCGCGCTGGCGACGCTCGGCTCGGCGTCGAGGACGTTCTGGCCGACCGCCGGGGTGGCCTCAACAAACTGGCGGACCAGATCGAGGCGAAAGAAGAGAAAGACCTCCACGGCCGGCTCAACGAACTCGAGACCGAACTCTCCGGGGTGGACGAGGAGCTCGAACGCTTCGAGGAGAACCGCGAAACCGCCCAGAAGAGCCGAGACGAGGCAGCGGCGGTCATCGAGGAGGCTGCAGAGCGTGAGAGCGAACTCGAGGCCTACGAAGCGGATATCGAGGAACTCGAACAGGCAATCCGCGAGGCTGAGAGCGAGCGGGAGGCGCTGATGGAGCGCATCACCGAGGCTCGTGAGACCATTGAACAGAAACAGGAGAGCTTTGAGGAACTCACCGTGGCTGCGGACCTCGACGCAGCGACAGCCGAGGCCGTCGCGGCTGCGCGAGACGAGATCGACGAGAAGGAATCCGACCTCCGCGAGGAACTGCAAGAGCGCCGCGAGCGGGTGACCGCTCTCGAGAACCAGTCCACGAACGTGGCTGAGAAGGCCGAACAGGCTCAGGAACGCGCCGCTGAGAAGCGCGAACGCGCTGCGGAACTCGAGGAAGATGCCGAGAACGCCCAGGAGGACCGCGAGGCACGACGAGAAAAACTGGCGGAGCTGCAGTCCGAACGCGAGACCCTCGTCGAGCGATTCGCGGATGCGCCAGTCGACCTGGGGGAGGCATCGTCCTACCGCGAGTCAGTTGAGGACGAACTGGACTCCCTCCGCGAGGAGATTCAGGAGACTGTCGCGACCCTGACCTCCGCGCGGGACAGCGTGGAAGCGGCCGAAGCACTGCTGGAGGAGGGAAAATGTCCCGAGTGCGGCCAGCCAGTTGCGGATTCGCCACACGTCGACACCCTCCAGGACGATCGTGAACGGGTGGAGTCACTGGCGGCTCGGCTGGGGGAACTGAATGGGACGAAGAGCGACCTGCAAGCCGAACTCGAGACGGCCGAATCACTCCTCGAGGCAGAGAGCCGTATCGAGCAACTCGACGAGACCAGAGCGATGCACGAGGAGCGCATCGAGGAGCTCGAAGCGAGTATCGAGGAGGCCGAAGCGGCCGCCGAAACGCGCCACGAGGAGGCCAATGAACTGGTCGAAGCGGCCGAAGAGGCGGCCGAGGACGCCGACGCGAAGGGCGAGGAAGCCGAAACGCTCCAACAGAATGTGGCGGCGGCCGAAGACGGCCTGGACGCACTCGACGAGCGTCGAATCAGGCTTGAGAGTGTGGAGGCGGTCCTCGACAGTATCGACGACCTGGAGACCGATATCGACCGCCTGCGCGACCAGCGCGAGAGCAAAGCCGAACTGCTTTCCGAGCGCCGGGAGCGACTCGCGGACCTCCGGGAGAGCCGCAACGACCTCCGCGAGGCGTTCGACGAGGAACGGGTCGCGGACGCTCGGGACCAGCGCCAGACGGCTGTGGAGTATCTCGAGAAGGTCGAGGCAAAACTCGAGACCCTCCAGGGGCGCCGTGACGAGCTTACCGGAAACATCGGGAGTGTCAAGAACGAACTCGAGAGTCTCGCGGAGCTCCGCGAGCAGCGCGACGCGGTCGCCGAAACCGTCGAGCGGCTGGAGTCACTCCACGCCGAAACCGAACAGCTCGAGCAGAGCTACGGCGACCTGCGGGCGGAACTCCGCCAGCGCAACGTTGAGAACTTGGAACGAATGCTGAACGAGACGTTCGACCTGGTCTATGGCAACGACGCATACGCCCACATCGAACTCGACGGCGAGTACGAACTCACCGTCTACCAGAAGGACGGCACGCCACTGGCACCCGAGCAGCTCTCCGGCGGCGAGCGCGCGCTGTTCAACCTCTCGCTCCGGTGTGCCATCTATCGGTTGCTCTCGGAGGGTATCGAAGGGGCGGCGCCGACGCCGCCGCTCATCCTCGACGAACCGACGGTCTTCCTCGACTCCGGCCACGTCTCTCGGCTGGTCGACCTGGTCGAGGAGATGCGGGGCTTCGGCGTCCGACAGATCCTCATCGTGAGCCACGACGACGAACTGGTCGACGCCGCGGACGCACTGGTCACCGTCGAAAAAGACACGACGACGAACCGCTCTACCGTGCACCAGGAGGACGCAGCGACGCTGGGCGAGGTGGAGGCGTTGATCGGCAACGGCGACGACTGA
- a CDS encoding hypothetical protein (KEGG: hbo:Hbor_23640 hypothetical protein), whose amino-acid sequence MRTVESDEGKRYLLLKESSDASLVRDPDTGEERYVDAARLGEPEGDSPLTVAASGVAEPVRRLVTAVHDERSLGLVMELADRGPVPVVDLLAAYDLCESDFHGLLTELRAAGLVREETVAGERGYDATTLAREAVDALRAAE is encoded by the coding sequence ATGCGTACCGTCGAAAGCGACGAGGGAAAGCGCTATCTCCTCCTGAAGGAGTCGAGCGACGCGAGCCTCGTGCGTGACCCCGACACCGGCGAGGAGCGATACGTCGACGCTGCCCGACTCGGCGAACCGGAAGGTGACTCGCCGCTGACGGTGGCCGCGAGCGGGGTGGCCGAACCGGTTCGCCGGCTCGTGACCGCGGTCCACGATGAGCGGTCACTGGGGCTGGTGATGGAGTTGGCCGACCGCGGGCCAGTTCCCGTTGTGGACCTGCTCGCTGCCTATGACCTCTGTGAGAGTGATTTTCACGGCCTCCTGACGGAACTCCGGGCCGCCGGGCTGGTCCGAGAAGAAACGGTCGCCGGCGAGCGAGGCTACGACGCGACAACGCTCGCCCGGGAGGCTGTGGACGCGCTTCGGGCAGCTGAATAG